A single genomic interval of Rosistilla ulvae harbors:
- a CDS encoding DUF1254 domain-containing protein, whose translation MKTRTTIAVALALTCGSALAQKTPGYNEKIPVEIMTPDKVETSIGTLKFDDGIPDAETTQKLYDNLDTLRAVETFLNFIPATSIEGLRLGQIARGATECNQVLLFQDLLDSNPLFLTGNTDTVYCLGLLDLKKDGPTVVEVPPGCGPGTCDDAFFRFVIDMGIPGPDRGAGGKYLIVPPGYEGDVPKDKKEGGDYYVAHSRSYVNWVPLRGFLVDGKTDAAVKMFKEGVKIYPLSKADNPPAMEFISCSKEFFNTIHANTYEFYEELNHVIQQEPIDFIDPELRGIAASIGIVKGKEFAPDERMKKILTDGVAIANGTARAIAFRNRDPRAKIFEDRQWTSGFIGGDYRWLGGDGLAGRDLDARTFFFYLATVNTPAMAMKMVGKGSQYALVFVDKDGEPFDGSKNYKLHIPANAPAKDFWSVVVYDPQTRSELQTSQPFPSKNNTGDKLIENADGSVDLYFGPKAPEGKEANWTATVPSKGWFACFRLYGPLEPWFDKTWRPGDIELVK comes from the coding sequence ATGAAAACCAGAACAACAATCGCCGTCGCTCTCGCCCTTACATGCGGTTCCGCATTGGCGCAAAAAACGCCGGGCTACAACGAAAAGATCCCGGTCGAAATCATGACGCCCGACAAAGTCGAGACCAGCATCGGCACGCTCAAGTTCGACGATGGCATCCCCGATGCCGAAACAACGCAGAAACTCTACGACAACCTCGACACGCTCCGCGCGGTCGAGACCTTCCTCAACTTCATTCCCGCCACTTCCATCGAAGGGCTTCGGCTGGGGCAGATCGCACGCGGCGCGACCGAGTGCAACCAAGTGCTCCTTTTCCAGGACTTGTTGGATTCCAATCCGCTGTTCCTCACCGGCAACACCGACACCGTCTATTGCCTCGGCTTGCTCGACTTAAAGAAGGACGGGCCGACCGTGGTCGAAGTCCCGCCGGGTTGCGGACCGGGCACCTGTGATGATGCCTTCTTCCGCTTCGTCATCGACATGGGGATTCCCGGTCCCGATCGAGGCGCCGGCGGCAAGTATCTCATCGTTCCTCCTGGCTATGAAGGCGACGTGCCGAAGGACAAAAAGGAGGGAGGCGACTACTACGTCGCGCACTCACGTAGCTATGTGAATTGGGTGCCTCTTCGCGGGTTCCTCGTCGACGGCAAGACCGACGCCGCGGTGAAGATGTTTAAGGAGGGAGTCAAAATCTACCCTCTGAGCAAGGCCGACAATCCTCCGGCCATGGAGTTCATCAGCTGCTCGAAAGAATTCTTTAACACGATCCACGCCAACACCTACGAGTTCTACGAAGAACTGAACCACGTCATCCAGCAGGAACCCATCGACTTCATTGACCCGGAACTTCGCGGCATCGCCGCCTCCATCGGCATCGTCAAAGGCAAGGAATTCGCCCCAGACGAGCGGATGAAGAAAATCCTGACCGACGGAGTGGCCATTGCCAACGGCACCGCCCGCGCGATCGCTTTCCGCAACCGCGATCCACGCGCGAAAATCTTCGAAGACCGCCAATGGACGAGCGGCTTTATCGGCGGCGACTATCGCTGGCTCGGGGGCGACGGTCTTGCAGGCCGTGATCTCGATGCCCGCACCTTTTTCTTCTACCTCGCCACGGTGAACACACCGGCGATGGCCATGAAGATGGTCGGCAAGGGCTCGCAGTACGCGCTCGTGTTTGTCGACAAGGATGGGGAACCGTTTGACGGCTCGAAGAACTACAAGCTTCACATTCCAGCGAACGCCCCGGCCAAGGATTTCTGGTCGGTCGTCGTCTACGATCCGCAGACACGCTCCGAACTCCAGACCAGCCAGCCCTTCCCCAGCAAGAACAACACGGGTGACAAACTCATCGAGAACGCCGATGGCTCGGTCGATCTCTACTTTGGCCCCAAAGCTCCCGAGGGCAAGGAAGCCAACTGGACCGCCACTGTGCCCAGCAAAGGCTGGTTCGCTTGCTTCCGTCTCTACGGCCCGCTCGAACCATGGTTCGACAAGACCTGGAGACCCGGAGACATCGAACTCGTGAAGTGA